From the Amblyraja radiata isolate CabotCenter1 chromosome 26, sAmbRad1.1.pri, whole genome shotgun sequence genome, one window contains:
- the LOC116987739 gene encoding uncharacterized protein LOC116987739 yields MGGLGWRRVVPRRERDPVIEVYLQQYRKYYFFQERLNTFKNWPFLDGCGCTPENMAAAGFIHTPSENCPDVARCFFCYKELEGWEPEDEPLVEHKNHSPKCAFIALKKEFEHLTVEEFLKLDKERVKNITVGYFVIIFISNMECIQKWGRICVFGSRLTTTPPSASAGTPWRTGLLLAFAYKRYQAGVSDFSEKYTDPSSDYPPYPNVAENYQQPPFGNAAQPSTDEYIPPAY; encoded by the exons ATGGGCGGCCTGGGCTGGCGGAGAGTCGTCccacggagagagagagatcccGTGATTGAGGTCTACCTGCAGCAGTACCGCAAGTACTATTTCTTCCAGGAACGGCTGAACACTTTCAAGAACTGGCCCTTCCTCGACGGCTGTGGCTGCACACCCGAGAAT ATGGCTGCAGCAGGGTTTATTCACACCCCAAGTGAGAACTGTCCAGATGTTGCTCGGTGCTTCTTTTGTTACAAAGAGCTGGAAGGTTGGGAACCTGAAGATGAACCTTT AGTTGAACATAAAAATCACTCACCAAAGTGTGCTTTCATTGCACTGAAGAAGGAGTTTGAGCATCTAACAGTTGAAGAGTTCCTCAAGCTGGACAAGGAAAGAGTAAAGAATATCACGGTTGGTTATTTTGTCATCATCTTCATCAGTAATATGGAATGTATACAAAAATGGGGAAGAATTTGTGTGTTTGGCTCAAGGCTGACGACAACACCTCCCTCTGCCAGCGCAGGGACTCCCTGGAGAACG GGCTTGCTGCTGGCGTTTGCCTACAAGAGGTATCAGGCTGGCGTGTCCGACTTCTCCGAGAAGTACACGGACCCATCGAGCGACTACCCGCCGTACCCCAACGTCGCCGAGAACTACCAGCAGCCGCCGTTTGGTAACGCCGCGCAGCCGAGCACCGACGAGTACATCCCGCCCGCGTACTAA